The genomic stretch ccctgcaacATAGCACTGCATGTTTCAGTCAAAAGTATAGGTTCAGTGTCAATTGGGCATTTCTTGGAGATGATATatttcatgaacttggcatatgTTAACATTTTCTCAAGTGCCTTAGAAAAAAGGATATTAGTTTCAAGCTTCTTAAACATCTCTAACAGCGTCTCAATTTGTTTTTATGTTGATTTCTCGAAGGATATGGGTGTATGATGGTTGGGTTTGGCTCTTTCAATTTTTCCTTCTCAACCACTTTTGGTGTGACTTCTTCTTCAGAATTTTGTTGATTATCCTTTATTACCAGATTTACCTCTAGAAAATGGTTTTCTTCCCCTGGTTTGTCTTTAGGGCTCTTAGTTGACTTACCACTTCTAGTCATCACAACACTCACATTATTACGCTCTCTTGGATTTGTCATTGTTGCACTAGGACGGGACCCTTGTGCTTGAGAACCTACTATTTGTTGTGCTATTTGACCCATTTGAAGTTCCAAATTCTTAATAGAAGTTGTAGTGTTCCTTTGATTGTTTCTTGTCTCTTCTTGGAATCGGGAGTTTTGAGTGGCCATCTTTTCAATGGAATATTCCCAACCTTCCTTCTTAGGAACTTTTTGTTGATATTATTGTTGGTATTGATTCTGGTAGTTTTACTAAGGTTGATATTGTTATTGGTTTTGATACTGATTAGGACCCTGTTTTTGAACATTCCCTTGTTGATCTTTCCAagagaagtttggatgattcttccaacttGGATTTTAAGTATTAGAATATGGATTATTTTGATTCAGATGATTCACTTCTTTAATTTGTTGTGTATTTGCAACAGAGTACATAGTAAAATAAGGACCACCACAGATCTCATAACTAACAGCCTGGACCGATTGAACTTTAGCTACCTGTTGAATACCTATATTTATTGCCTTTAGTCTTCATTCAACTTCAGCAGCTACTTGGTCTTCCATTTTTATACTCCGAGTAGCCAGTTTCAGGTCTATAAGTCCTCTAGGCTTACTTACACACTTATCATACAACTTCAAATGTTTATTAGCATCAATGGCTTATATTATCTTCTTGATACTAGTGGCTATTGTAAAATTAGATGAGCCACCGACAACTGTATTAATCAGTTGTTTAGTCTTCAACCTAAGGCCAttgacaaacatttgcatttgttccGTATGATCTAagttgtgagtaggacaagcaACCAGTAGTCTCTTGAATATCTTGTACGAATCACCCAATGATTCACCCTCCTTCTCTTTAAAATTCATGATGTTATATCTTTTCCTGAGAAAAATAGAAGTAGGAAAATACTCATTAAGAAAATTTATTTCCATTTGTTCCTAAGTAGTGATACTTCTAACAGGTAATGAATAAAACCATTCTTCGGCATCTTCAGCTAGAGTGAACGAAAACATTCTCAACTTTTTGACTTCTTCAGTGTGCCTGTCTATcttcaaagtagtactcatggtAAGAAACGTTTGTAGATATTTATTTGCATCTTCATTAATATTTCATATAAAAGGTCTCTTCTCAAGTAGACTAATAGTGGTCGGGTACAACTGAAATATTGTAACATTCATCGGTTAGTGAGCAATAGTCAAACGACCACCTAGGGCATTTGCTCTCTCATAGTCCCCAAGAAGTCTTTCTTCAGGATTTGCATCCATAACCACTTCTTCTACTTCTCTGTCTGATTTTGTATCTGAGTGGTCAAAGATGATTACCTCTTGATCTGCCAGTCTTGCTTGTCAAGCTTGTCTAAGCCGAGCATGTAATGTTCtttctggttctgcgtcaaaaggaaaatcagcTGAGGGCTTTCATCGCATATACATATCAGAAAAATATTATTAGTAATAGA from Lathyrus oleraceus cultivar Zhongwan6 chromosome 7, CAAS_Psat_ZW6_1.0, whole genome shotgun sequence encodes the following:
- the LOC127103654 gene encoding uncharacterized protein LOC127103654; amino-acid sequence: MATQNSRFQEETRNNQRNTTTSIKNLELQMGQIAQQIVGSQAQGSRPSATMTNPRERNNVSVVMTRSGKSTKSPKDKPGEENHFLEVNLALEKMLTYAKFMKYIISKKCPIDTEPILLTETCSAMLQGMKIPVKKKDRGSVTIPCTIGDRKLKKELIDLGASMSLMPLSIYRKLGIGTVQDTIMTL